In a genomic window of Salminus brasiliensis chromosome 12, fSalBra1.hap2, whole genome shotgun sequence:
- the LOC140573703 gene encoding histone H1-like produces the protein MAEVAPAPAASAPAKAPKKKAAARPKKAGPSVGELIVKAVSASKERSGVSLAALKKALAAGGYDVEKNNSRVKLAVKSLVTKGTLVQTKGTGASGSFKLNKKQTEAKKKPAAKKPAPKAKKPAAKKPAAAKKPKKVAAKKPTAAKKSPKKAKKPVAAAKKAAKSPKKAKKPVPPKKATKSPKKAKAVKPKAAKPKAAKAKKAAPKKK, from the coding sequence atggcagaagtcgctccagccccagccgccTCGGCGCCCGCCAAGGCCCCCAAGAAGAAGGCCGCCGCCCGCCCCAAGAAAGCCGGCCCCAGCGTCGGCGAGCTCATCGTCAAGGCCGTCTCTGCGTCCAAGGAGAGGAgcggcgtgtctctcgccgcccTGAAGAAAGCCCTGGCTGCCGGCGGCTACGACGTCGAGAAGAACAACTCACGCGTTAAGCTCGCCGTCAAGAGCCTCGTCACCAAGGGCACTCTGGTGCAGACCAAAGGCACCGGCGCGTCGGGCTCTTTCAAGCTTAACAAGAAGCAGACCGAGGCTaagaagaagccggccgccaagaagccggcacctaaagctaagaagccggccgccaagaaaccagccgcggccaagaagcccaagaaggtagcagccaagaaacccactgcggctaagaaatcccccaagaaggccaagaagcccgtcgcggccgctaagaaggcagcgaaaagccccaagaaggccaagaagccggTGCCTCCCAAAAAGGCGACCAAGAGCCCAAAGAAAGCCAAAGCGGTCAAGCCTAAAGCAGCTAAGCCCAAAGCGGCGAAGGCGAAAAAGGCTGCCCCTAAGAAGAAGTAA